In the Acidobacteriota bacterium genome, one interval contains:
- the pdxS gene encoding pyridoxal 5'-phosphate synthase lyase subunit PdxS yields MTDFQDEKYRVKVGLAEMLKGGVIMDVTSSEQAEIAAQAGAAAVMALERVPADIRAEGGVARMADLEVIEKIKRAVTIPVMAKCRIGHFIEARALEVLEIDFIDESEVLTPADNKYHIDKWPFRVPFVCGCRNLGEALRRLAEGAAMIRTKGEAGTGDVSHAVKHLREINSAMKALTVMSNEELYGAAKEHRVPLDLIRVVAKTGKLPVPNFAAGGIATPADAALCMHLGAEAVFVGSGIFKSSNPEKRARAIVSATAHWENYEIIAQSSHGLGEPMKGIAADSIPEGQQLQTR; encoded by the coding sequence ATGACAGATTTCCAGGACGAAAAGTACCGGGTGAAGGTCGGGCTGGCCGAAATGCTCAAGGGAGGTGTCATCATGGATGTCACGTCTTCCGAGCAGGCGGAGATTGCCGCCCAGGCCGGCGCCGCTGCGGTGATGGCGCTCGAACGCGTACCGGCGGATATCCGGGCCGAGGGCGGTGTCGCGCGCATGGCCGACCTGGAAGTGATCGAGAAGATCAAGCGTGCGGTGACAATCCCGGTGATGGCCAAATGCCGGATCGGTCACTTTATCGAAGCGCGCGCGCTCGAAGTGTTGGAGATAGACTTTATCGATGAATCCGAAGTTCTCACGCCGGCTGACAACAAGTACCACATCGACAAATGGCCGTTCCGGGTACCGTTTGTTTGCGGCTGCCGCAACCTCGGAGAGGCGCTCAGGCGTTTAGCCGAAGGTGCCGCCATGATCCGCACCAAGGGCGAGGCCGGCACGGGGGATGTGTCGCACGCAGTGAAGCATCTGCGCGAAATCAACTCCGCCATGAAGGCGCTGACCGTGATGTCCAACGAAGAGCTCTACGGCGCGGCCAAAGAGCACCGGGTTCCGCTTGATCTGATACGGGTGGTGGCCAAGACCGGCAAGCTGCCGGTGCCGAATTTCGCCGCCGGCGGGATCGCGACTCCGGCCGATGCCGCGCTGTGCATGCACCTGGGAGCCGAGGCGGTGTTTGTCGGGTCGGGGATTTTCAAATCATCCAATCCCGAGAAGAGGGCCAGGGCCATTGTCAGTGCCACCGCCCACTGGGAGAACTACGAGATCATTGCTCAAAGCTCGCACGGACTGGGCGAACCGATGAAAGGGATCGCCGCTGATTCAATCCCGGAAGGGCAGCAGTTGCAGACGCGGTGA
- a CDS encoding three-Cys-motif partner protein TcmP — translation MAESARYWRKPRPPHSRVKSEIVTAYFVAWAGVLNQSSEKLVYLDLYAGRGQYWTGEISTPLMVLRRAAELPFLRDKLLAIFNDVKPLNCSHLRKLIDDENFNVKFRNAPIVLQREVDEPLARVLGTKKKPPTFCFIDPYGYKGVSMQLIESVVKDFACECLVFFHTSGINRNMDRPDCRPDFVRLFGEARYKRLLGQSAARARDREHCILDAFAETAREAGARYVLPMQFNFKRTRRISHHLVFLTKHPLGFSIMKYVMAKHSSKTDEGIPWYGGRVSYVYIEGYEGCAKQLSFGIDGPMAELKDLLRKEFGGRWLRVRDVIDSCDKKQYLYTSQNIKSALSELEKDGRLHVRVPPARRRRKGTFADELWIRIS, via the coding sequence TTGGCTGAATCGGCAAGATACTGGCGGAAACCGCGGCCGCCCCATTCACGGGTAAAAAGCGAGATTGTCACGGCTTACTTCGTTGCATGGGCTGGCGTACTTAACCAGAGTAGCGAAAAGCTTGTCTATTTGGACCTATATGCTGGTCGGGGGCAGTACTGGACCGGCGAAATCTCCACGCCCCTAATGGTTCTTCGCCGTGCCGCGGAACTCCCGTTCTTAAGAGATAAGCTGTTGGCCATATTCAACGATGTCAAGCCGCTGAATTGCAGTCATCTCCGAAAACTGATTGATGACGAGAATTTCAATGTTAAGTTTAGAAATGCGCCCATTGTACTTCAGCGTGAGGTTGACGAGCCGCTGGCTCGGGTCTTGGGGACTAAGAAAAAGCCCCCTACGTTCTGTTTTATTGATCCATATGGTTACAAAGGTGTGTCGATGCAGTTAATAGAGTCAGTGGTTAAGGACTTTGCTTGCGAATGCTTGGTGTTTTTCCATACAAGTGGCATAAATCGCAACATGGACAGACCTGATTGCAGGCCAGACTTTGTGAGATTATTCGGGGAGGCGCGGTACAAGCGGCTATTGGGTCAATCTGCCGCCAGAGCACGTGATCGCGAACACTGCATCCTTGATGCCTTTGCAGAGACAGCCAGAGAAGCTGGGGCTCGATATGTGCTGCCGATGCAATTCAACTTCAAGAGGACTAGGCGAATTAGTCATCACTTGGTTTTTCTCACTAAGCACCCACTAGGTTTCAGCATCATGAAGTATGTGATGGCAAAGCACTCTAGCAAAACTGACGAGGGCATCCCTTGGTACGGTGGCAGGGTTTCCTATGTCTATATCGAGGGTTACGAGGGTTGTGCGAAGCAACTGAGCTTTGGCATAGACGGCCCCATGGCAGAGCTCAAGGACTTGCTACGGAAAGAGTTTGGCGGCAGGTGGCTGAGGGTCAGAGATGTGATAGACAGCTGTGATAAGAAGCAGTATCTTTATACGTCACAGAATATCAAGTCTGCGTTGAGCGAACTCGAGAAGGACGGGCGACTCCACGTTCGCGTGCCGCCTGCGCGCCGTCGGCGAAAAGGCACATTCGCAGATGAGCTATGGATCAGAATATCTTGA
- a CDS encoding phage Gp37/Gp68 family protein, with protein sequence MKKSAIEWTHSTWNPVTGCSAVSAGCQHCYAARMARRLQAMGVHKYRDGFKVTLHPDVLEVPLGWKKPQVIFVNSMSDLFHEQIPFEFQARTFDVMARASQHIFQVLTKRSRQLVRLHARLPWPSNVWMGVTVEHERYQYRIDDLRKTPAAIKYLSLEPLLGPLVRLDLTGIDWVIVGGESGPGARPMEKEWVLDIQHQCREQGAAFFFKQWGGVNRRRTGRRLNGRTYDEMPLARSLF encoded by the coding sequence GTGAAGAAGTCAGCGATTGAGTGGACCCATTCGACCTGGAACCCGGTCACCGGCTGTAGCGCGGTAAGCGCCGGGTGCCAGCACTGTTATGCGGCGCGAATGGCCAGGCGGCTGCAAGCCATGGGAGTGCATAAATACCGGGACGGGTTCAAGGTGACGCTCCACCCCGATGTACTCGAGGTGCCGCTGGGCTGGAAGAAGCCGCAGGTGATATTCGTCAACTCGATGAGCGACCTGTTCCACGAACAAATCCCCTTTGAATTCCAGGCCCGGACGTTCGACGTGATGGCGCGGGCTTCGCAGCACATATTCCAGGTGCTGACCAAGCGTTCCCGACAGCTTGTCCGGCTCCACGCGCGGCTGCCGTGGCCTTCAAACGTCTGGATGGGCGTTACGGTCGAGCATGAGCGGTATCAGTATCGTATTGACGACCTTCGGAAGACACCGGCGGCGATCAAGTATCTTTCACTCGAACCGCTGCTTGGGCCTCTTGTGCGACTTGATCTTACCGGCATCGACTGGGTGATTGTGGGCGGTGAATCCGGCCCGGGAGCCAGACCCATGGAGAAAGAATGGGTTCTCGATATCCAGCACCAGTGTCGGGAACAGGGGGCCGCTTTCTTCTTCAAGCAGTGGGGCGGTGTGAACCGGCGCCGTACCGGGCGTCGGCTTAACGGCCGGACCTACGACGAGATGCCGTTGGCTCGGTCACTATTCTGA
- the pdxT gene encoding pyridoxal 5'-phosphate synthase glutaminase subunit PdxT has product MMERFDQLQVGVLALQGDYGLHLRQLQGLGAPGRLVRLPADLEGLDALILPGGESTTMEVLIDRFGLRQPLTAFARTRPIYGTCAGMILLAGGIEDNRAGIKPLGLIDIDVVRNGYGRQVFSFEETLSMALSDGPEPVRAAFIRAPKVTRTGPSVQTLSVYRDSPVLVRSSNILAASFHAELDGSANLLRYFLTKFLSDTGRPDV; this is encoded by the coding sequence ATGATGGAAAGATTCGATCAACTACAGGTGGGCGTACTGGCTCTACAGGGGGATTACGGCCTTCACCTGCGGCAGCTCCAGGGGTTGGGAGCGCCCGGCCGGTTGGTCAGGCTCCCGGCTGACCTCGAGGGGCTTGACGCGCTGATACTTCCCGGCGGCGAGTCCACTACAATGGAGGTGCTGATCGACCGGTTCGGCCTGCGGCAACCGCTTACGGCTTTCGCGCGTACGCGGCCGATTTACGGTACCTGCGCGGGCATGATCCTGCTGGCCGGGGGCATCGAAGACAACCGGGCCGGAATCAAGCCGCTGGGGCTGATCGATATCGATGTAGTCCGCAACGGGTACGGCCGGCAGGTGTTCTCTTTTGAAGAAACGTTGAGCATGGCCCTGAGTGACGGTCCCGAACCGGTCCGGGCGGCGTTTATTCGAGCGCCGAAAGTTACGCGCACCGGGCCCTCGGTGCAGACCCTGTCGGTGTATCGCGACTCGCCCGTGCTGGTGCGGAGCAGCAACATACTGGCGGCGTCATTTCACGCCGAACTGGACGGCAGCGCCAACCTGCTGCGGTATTTTCTCACGAAGTTCCTGTCGGATACCGGCCGTCCGGACGTATAG
- the ispH gene encoding 4-hydroxy-3-methylbut-2-enyl diphosphate reductase: MIKKIILARSYGFCMGVKRAITVAEDTARDADGRVTILNEIVHNEAVVERFRDEGVGQVFCVDDVEDGTLIISAHGAAPAVIGQARGSGLTVVDATCPLVSRIYDIIKQVVANGYYIIHFGDPNHDETKGVVGHAPDRIVVLSDAGQLDSMPAWPDRKLALTIQSTSNMDEAMEFQRLARRKWPQLEVFDTICNATHQRQSAIVDLAPNVDMIFVVGSRTSANSKRLASIAGALCGRGILIGSAEEIDREWFTADESVETIGISAGASTPDFLVREVIDKLVWLSGGSAEVVRQERRRGRAEARPTGDED, encoded by the coding sequence ATGATAAAAAAGATCATACTGGCTCGCAGTTACGGGTTTTGCATGGGCGTGAAGCGGGCCATAACCGTTGCCGAGGATACGGCGCGTGACGCGGACGGGCGCGTCACGATCCTGAACGAGATCGTGCACAACGAAGCGGTCGTGGAGCGGTTTCGCGATGAGGGCGTTGGTCAGGTGTTCTGTGTAGACGACGTGGAAGACGGCACGCTGATAATATCGGCGCACGGCGCCGCACCGGCGGTGATCGGTCAGGCCCGGGGAAGCGGATTGACAGTCGTCGACGCCACCTGCCCGCTGGTCTCCCGGATCTACGATATTATCAAGCAAGTGGTGGCCAACGGGTACTATATCATCCACTTCGGGGATCCCAACCACGATGAAACCAAGGGGGTAGTAGGGCACGCCCCGGACCGGATTGTGGTGCTGTCTGACGCCGGACAATTGGACTCGATGCCCGCGTGGCCCGACCGGAAGCTGGCGCTGACCATTCAATCGACCTCGAACATGGATGAGGCCATGGAATTCCAGAGGCTGGCCAGACGGAAGTGGCCGCAGCTTGAAGTCTTTGACACGATCTGCAATGCCACCCACCAGCGGCAGTCGGCGATTGTCGATCTGGCGCCAAACGTGGACATGATTTTCGTCGTAGGTTCGAGGACATCGGCCAACTCCAAGCGGCTGGCCTCAATCGCCGGCGCCCTGTGCGGCCGGGGAATCCTCATCGGGTCGGCCGAGGAAATCGACCGGGAATGGTTTACGGCCGATGAAAGCGTGGAAACGATCGGTATTTCGGCGGGGGCATCGACACCGGATTTCCTTGTCAGGGAGGTCATTGATAAGCTGGTCTGGCTTTCAGGCGGCAGTGCCGAGGTGGTGCGACAGGAGCGCCGCAGAGGGCGGGCGGAAGCACGCCCGACCGGGGATGAAGACTGA
- a CDS encoding O-methyltransferase, whose translation MFDRIHAYLSEITPERPPVLREMEQRAAEDGFPIVGPLVGRFLYQMVLVIKARRILELGSGFGYSACWFSLAARSKGEITLTDLDAANKRLAFSYFKQAGLQSHFDFRVGNALNIARRLSGQYDILLNDINKEDYPKTLDLAARLLRRGGLFITDNMIWSGRVLAANPDKASRAIVEFTRSLYQDGRFFTTVLPIRDGLGVAVRL comes from the coding sequence ATGTTTGATAGAATCCACGCATACCTATCCGAGATAACGCCGGAGCGCCCGCCGGTGTTGCGCGAGATGGAGCAGCGGGCGGCCGAGGACGGGTTTCCGATTGTCGGCCCGCTGGTCGGGCGTTTCCTGTACCAGATGGTATTGGTGATCAAGGCGCGTCGCATACTGGAACTGGGCTCCGGTTTTGGGTATTCGGCCTGCTGGTTCTCGCTGGCCGCCAGGAGCAAGGGAGAGATCACGTTGACCGATCTGGACGCGGCAAACAAGCGGCTGGCTTTCAGCTATTTCAAGCAGGCCGGCCTTCAGAGCCATTTCGATTTCAGGGTCGGCAACGCGCTCAACATCGCCAGACGTCTCAGCGGGCAGTATGATATTTTGTTGAACGACATTAACAAAGAGGACTATCCGAAAACGCTGGATCTGGCCGCTCGGCTTTTGCGCCGCGGAGGGCTGTTCATAACGGACAATATGATCTGGTCGGGACGCGTGTTAGCTGCGAACCCGGACAAGGCCAGCCGGGCCATTGTCGAGTTCACGCGAAGCCTGTATCAGGACGGCCGGTTCTTTACGACTGTTTTGCCCATCAGGGATGGTCTGGGCGTGGCGGTCCGGCTCTGA
- a CDS encoding ArsC/Spx/MgsR family protein, producing MAPKRAQFLTYGDDERCHDARKFIEDAGVMLDVRDIAENPLSVYELDGLLGYWDISHFLNRMSEAYSKYGLDKKLPGRDELLDLIAKDHTLLRRPIVRSGRLMTVGYDRRKISEMFRINQNGDRNVDVPRRRNRNARVEQFSTAK from the coding sequence ATGGCTCCTAAGCGAGCGCAGTTCCTCACCTATGGGGATGACGAGCGGTGCCATGACGCCCGCAAGTTCATAGAAGACGCCGGCGTCATGTTGGACGTTCGTGATATTGCGGAAAATCCTTTGTCAGTGTACGAGTTAGACGGTCTGCTTGGTTACTGGGATATATCGCATTTTCTGAATCGTATGTCCGAGGCGTACAGCAAGTACGGTCTGGACAAGAAACTCCCGGGCAGGGATGAGCTTCTCGATCTGATCGCGAAAGACCATACGTTGCTTCGGAGACCCATTGTCAGGAGCGGTCGCCTGATGACGGTGGGGTACGACCGGAGAAAGATATCCGAAATGTTCCGGATTAACCAGAATGGTGACCGGAATGTCGATGTGCCGCGGCGCCGCAATCGCAACGCGCGCGTTGAACAGTTCAGTACCGCTAAATAA
- a CDS encoding electron transfer flavoprotein-ubiquinone oxidoreductase, which yields MDVEREVLETDILIVGAGPAGLSTAYRLAQLVAADDSIETPEIMVVEKGSYVGAHSLSGAVMDPRGLAELIPDFKERGAPLEAEVSGDAFYLLTEKRGFKSPFLPPALKNTGKYVISLNKLTGWMAQQVEELGIDIFTGLSAYDLLVEDGRVTGVQTADLGLDKDGTPKSNFEPGSLIKAKVTVLCEGVRGSLARYACEKIPELTADSLPQSYLTGVKEVWEVPPGRIKAGRVIHTIGWPQPGHEYGGGWVYGMSDTMVSVGYAVALDSPDSTNDPHMKFQRYKTHPLLRGILGGGRMLHYGAKTVPVAGYYSIPRVYHDGLLLCGDSAGMLDASKLKGVHIAIKAGIMAAETLLDAVRAKDFSSATLKTYAERFEGSWARKELFRSRNFHAGFKGGLWAGMFHTGMQMFSGGRGLFNRRVNRHDYEHMLKIGMYGRRFGREPQKTQVKFDNAYLFDKVTDVYKSGTKHEEHQPSHLVISDPDICSDRCSEEYGNPCQHFCPSQVYEMVDDEAREGRLKLQLTPSNCVHCKTCDIADPYQVIRWVTPQGGEGPNYTNC from the coding sequence ATGGATGTGGAACGCGAAGTTCTCGAGACCGATATCCTTATCGTCGGAGCCGGACCGGCGGGACTGTCGACGGCCTACAGGCTGGCCCAGTTGGTAGCCGCTGACGACAGCATTGAAACGCCGGAAATCATGGTGGTGGAGAAAGGCTCCTACGTTGGAGCGCATTCGCTGTCCGGGGCCGTGATGGATCCCCGCGGGCTGGCGGAGCTCATACCCGACTTCAAAGAGAGAGGCGCTCCCCTTGAGGCGGAAGTAAGCGGCGATGCCTTCTATCTCCTGACGGAAAAACGCGGTTTCAAATCACCCTTCCTGCCTCCAGCCCTGAAGAACACGGGCAAGTACGTTATATCCTTGAACAAGCTGACCGGTTGGATGGCCCAGCAGGTTGAAGAACTGGGCATCGACATTTTCACCGGTCTCTCGGCCTATGATCTCCTGGTGGAGGACGGCCGCGTTACCGGCGTGCAGACGGCGGACCTGGGCCTTGACAAGGACGGTACGCCGAAGTCGAACTTCGAACCCGGCTCGCTGATCAAGGCGAAAGTGACCGTGCTCTGTGAGGGAGTGCGCGGGTCTCTGGCCAGGTATGCGTGCGAGAAGATCCCGGAGTTGACGGCAGATTCGCTGCCGCAATCGTATCTGACCGGGGTCAAGGAAGTCTGGGAGGTGCCGCCCGGACGTATCAAGGCGGGCCGGGTAATCCACACCATCGGCTGGCCGCAGCCCGGCCATGAGTACGGCGGCGGATGGGTGTACGGGATGTCGGACACTATGGTGTCCGTCGGATATGCCGTGGCCCTGGATTCTCCCGATTCGACCAACGATCCGCATATGAAGTTCCAGCGTTACAAAACGCACCCGTTATTGCGCGGAATTCTCGGTGGCGGCCGGATGCTGCACTACGGGGCCAAGACGGTACCTGTTGCCGGGTACTATTCAATCCCCAGGGTTTACCACGATGGTCTTCTGCTGTGCGGTGATTCGGCGGGGATGCTCGACGCAAGTAAGCTCAAGGGCGTGCATATCGCCATCAAGGCCGGCATCATGGCGGCCGAGACGCTCCTTGACGCCGTCAGGGCAAAGGACTTTTCGTCGGCGACTCTCAAGACGTATGCCGAACGGTTCGAAGGGAGCTGGGCAAGGAAGGAACTGTTCCGCAGCAGGAATTTCCATGCCGGGTTCAAGGGCGGCCTGTGGGCCGGCATGTTCCACACCGGGATGCAGATGTTCAGCGGCGGCCGTGGGCTGTTCAATCGACGCGTCAACCGGCACGACTACGAGCACATGCTCAAAATCGGCATGTACGGGAGACGGTTCGGGCGGGAGCCGCAGAAAACGCAAGTGAAGTTTGACAACGCCTACCTGTTCGATAAAGTAACCGACGTGTACAAGTCGGGCACCAAGCACGAGGAGCACCAGCCCTCGCACCTGGTCATTTCCGATCCGGATATATGCAGTGACCGTTGCAGCGAGGAGTACGGCAACCCGTGCCAGCACTTCTGCCCCTCACAGGTCTACGAGATGGTGGACGACGAGGCTCGGGAGGGCAGGCTGAAGCTGCAACTGACTCCCTCCAACTGCGTGCACTGCAAGACGTGCGATATCGCCGATCCGTATCAGGTTATTCGATGGGTTACGCCGCAGGGAGGCGAGGGACCCAACTACACCAACTGCTGA
- a CDS encoding carbon-nitrogen hydrolase family protein, which produces MLVKIVAAQARMGQSLTLEEKIYIFKQRPDFVCLPEYYLLDESVRDYHRAALRKTEFLQDMETLSDQLSTCLVGGTVVEAEDDRLYNSCFVFNRGLVIGRYRKRFPVPGEVRKGIAAGSEKLVVDVEGVRIGVLICGDVFNPALYSELGRENVDLVFVPTTSPFRPADSRSRKVFRDWKYFVCGAVSAGAYVVKVCGVGAIFETPLQGRSLIAAPWGIITGTDFAAETERRILSVTLDLAELREFRTKLRARQERKAISSRVPPSGPDG; this is translated from the coding sequence ATGCTGGTAAAGATCGTGGCGGCACAGGCCCGTATGGGTCAATCTCTCACACTTGAAGAGAAGATCTACATTTTCAAGCAGCGCCCGGACTTCGTGTGCCTGCCCGAATACTATCTGCTTGACGAGAGCGTGAGGGACTACCACCGGGCGGCCCTGCGCAAAACCGAGTTCCTGCAGGATATGGAAACGCTGTCCGACCAATTGTCGACCTGCCTGGTCGGCGGTACGGTGGTCGAAGCAGAAGATGATCGACTGTACAACAGTTGTTTCGTTTTCAACCGCGGTCTGGTGATCGGCCGTTACCGCAAGCGGTTCCCGGTGCCGGGAGAGGTAAGGAAGGGAATCGCCGCCGGATCCGAGAAGCTGGTGGTGGATGTCGAGGGGGTGAGAATCGGCGTGCTGATCTGCGGCGACGTTTTTAACCCCGCGCTGTATTCGGAACTGGGCCGGGAAAACGTCGACCTTGTTTTTGTTCCCACGACGTCGCCCTTTCGTCCGGCCGATTCTCGGTCCAGGAAAGTGTTCCGGGATTGGAAGTACTTTGTCTGTGGCGCCGTGTCGGCCGGGGCTTATGTTGTCAAGGTGTGCGGTGTCGGGGCCATCTTCGAGACGCCGTTGCAGGGGCGCTCGCTGATCGCCGCGCCGTGGGGAATAATCACCGGCACTGACTTCGCGGCCGAGACGGAAAGACGTATCCTGAGCGTGACGCTCGATCTCGCCGAGCTGCGTGAGTTTCGTACCAAGCTCCGGGCGCGGCAGGAGCGAAAGGCCATATCATCGAGGGTTCCGCCGAGCGGTCCGGACGGCTGA
- a CDS encoding peptidylprolyl isomerase, whose product MFDALRKMILPIIIIVLVFFVAMIVLQWGLDITGQRQFQTARYAGLINGEKVTWDAFQSVYSNLYQEASRETEDELSEEKIIELEKSAWQQVLQDRLLLQEAAKYNIAVTEDDVYLFLRLSPPPYLRQYPRFLTEDQFDYQKYVNAMADPQWAPFWSSMEPQVRLDLRKLKMQQRIIEAANITENEIRQAFLDTEEKIKIRMINVSYVRFTQPAPTLTDEALLAYYEEHKQDYVLDERAVLDIVMAEKRPTAADWEISHGRAQEFYDSVMAGADFAELARRYSEDAGSAPNGGDLGWFEPGRMVGAFDSVAFSLQDGDLSEPFATRFGWHVVLHHGYRQDNKILPGKTEPEKVTSAHVSHILIETKPSQSTLDAAYRQVADFQSVATASGFDEAARDTSVKVLTTSPFYRNRSIQHIGMSPEANGFAFESEAGAVSDIFENEAAYFVLRAARRIPKGPGEYDEVKIRVRQDLSRMTIAGLSHDSAAVIYADLQQGTDFEQAARRHDEEVDTPEPFARNDFVTGLGRDPKAIGAAFSLTAPGQISPPVDHGSGTVVFSLIERTPADLSVFNEIRDSIFTELLQSKQQALYGRWFNDLVNNAEIENNVERQRQLAGTAAQ is encoded by the coding sequence ATGTTTGATGCCCTTCGCAAGATGATCCTGCCTATTATCATTATCGTACTCGTGTTCTTTGTCGCCATGATCGTTCTCCAGTGGGGGCTCGACATCACCGGCCAGCGGCAATTCCAGACCGCCAGGTACGCCGGTCTTATCAACGGCGAGAAAGTAACCTGGGACGCCTTCCAGTCCGTCTACAGCAACCTGTACCAGGAAGCCAGCCGGGAAACCGAGGACGAACTGTCCGAAGAAAAGATCATTGAGCTCGAGAAATCAGCCTGGCAGCAGGTACTGCAGGATCGCCTGCTGCTACAGGAAGCAGCTAAATACAACATTGCCGTCACCGAGGACGACGTGTACCTGTTTCTGCGCCTTTCTCCGCCGCCGTATCTGCGTCAGTATCCGCGCTTTCTCACCGAGGACCAGTTCGACTACCAGAAATACGTCAACGCCATGGCCGATCCGCAGTGGGCGCCGTTCTGGTCGTCCATGGAACCGCAGGTGCGCCTTGATCTGAGAAAACTGAAGATGCAGCAACGCATTATCGAGGCTGCCAACATCACCGAAAACGAAATCAGGCAGGCTTTCCTGGACACCGAGGAAAAGATCAAAATCAGGATGATCAACGTCAGCTACGTCCGATTTACACAACCCGCACCCACCCTGACCGACGAAGCCCTGCTGGCCTACTACGAGGAACACAAGCAGGACTATGTCCTGGACGAACGCGCCGTGCTGGACATCGTCATGGCGGAGAAACGGCCGACTGCGGCCGACTGGGAGATCTCACACGGCCGGGCTCAGGAGTTCTACGACTCCGTCATGGCCGGCGCTGACTTCGCCGAGCTGGCGAGAAGGTACTCGGAGGATGCCGGTTCCGCCCCCAACGGCGGCGACCTCGGCTGGTTTGAACCGGGCCGGATGGTAGGCGCCTTCGATTCCGTCGCCTTCAGCCTGCAGGACGGTGACCTGTCCGAACCGTTCGCCACGCGGTTTGGATGGCACGTCGTCCTGCACCACGGGTATCGACAGGACAATAAGATTCTTCCCGGCAAGACTGAGCCGGAGAAGGTCACGTCGGCCCACGTCTCGCATATCCTGATCGAGACCAAACCGTCCCAGTCAACCCTGGATGCCGCTTACCGGCAGGTAGCCGATTTCCAAAGCGTGGCCACGGCCTCCGGATTTGACGAAGCCGCCCGCGATACCAGCGTGAAGGTGCTCACGACCAGCCCCTTCTACCGAAACCGCTCGATTCAGCACATCGGCATGTCCCCCGAGGCAAACGGGTTCGCGTTCGAGAGTGAGGCAGGCGCCGTCTCAGACATCTTTGAGAACGAAGCGGCGTATTTCGTCTTACGAGCCGCGCGCAGGATTCCCAAGGGCCCCGGCGAGTACGATGAAGTCAAGATCCGAGTGCGCCAGGATCTGAGCCGCATGACCATCGCCGGGCTCAGCCACGATTCAGCCGCAGTAATCTACGCCGACCTCCAGCAGGGAACCGATTTTGAACAGGCGGCAAGAAGACACGATGAGGAGGTAGACACACCGGAGCCGTTCGCGCGGAACGACTTCGTCACTGGCCTGGGACGTGATCCCAAGGCCATCGGGGCCGCCTTCTCCCTGACCGCTCCCGGGCAGATTTCCCCTCCCGTTGACCATGGCAGCGGCACGGTGGTTTTCTCTCTGATCGAACGAACCCCGGCCGACCTGAGCGTCTTTAACGAAATACGGGACTCCATTTTCACGGAGCTCCTTCAGTCGAAACAGCAGGCGCTTTACGGCCGCTGGTTTAACGACCTCGTTAACAACGCTGAAATCGAGAACAACGTGGAACGCCAGCGCCAACTGGCCGGGACCGCTGCCCAGTAG